The Cyclopterus lumpus isolate fCycLum1 chromosome 12, fCycLum1.pri, whole genome shotgun sequence genome window below encodes:
- the c9 gene encoding complement component C9: MTTEAALRLGLWGLCLTGTLLGNGLGAEMQLADPPPVSCAWSRWSEWSSCDACTNVRRRSRSVEVFGQFGGGSCQGSLGDREACRTDAQCQRPPPPLCSDSEFQCESGSCTKKRLQCNGDYDCEDGTDEDCDPLRRPCGSVVLENNEQGRTAGYGINILGADPRINPFNNDFFNGRCTRVRNPYTLKHDRLPWNVAVLNYETKVEETASREIYEDTHSLLKELLTEMSVKVDTGLSFKFTASEPSMAESSDASSKISLDYQYEKKTMIKEVSEYSNIKNKSFMRVKGTVQLSTYRMRSLDLKMADEFLQHVASLPLQYEKGIYFAFLESYGTHYTKNGRSGGEYELVYILNQDTIKTRNLTERMVQECMKIGISSDFGTSGAVEGRAGTDGCDAVTNKREVGAHGKATVDLVLTSVKGGTLESAAAMRAKLNKDGAMDLATYQNWARTVADAPALLYSEPEPIYMLVPLDMPDANSRILNLKRATADYVAEYNVCKCNPCHNGGTLALLDGKCMCLCPHLYEGRSCQNLKSDKAQNPGTRPRANHEGNWSCWSSWSACRGAKRTRTRGCNTVGLVGAVCRGDTSSEEHC, from the exons ATGACGACCGAAGCTGCTCTCCGGCTGGGCCTCTGGGGCCTTTGTCTCACCGGGACGCTTCTTGGGAATGGATT GGGAGCTGAAATGCAACTTGCTGACCCTCCGCCAGTGAGCTGCGCTTGGAGCCGCTGGTCCGAGTGGAGCTCGTGTGACGCTTGCACGAATGTCAGA CGGCGTTCCCGAAGTGTGGAAGTGTTCGGCCAGTTTGGTGGCGGGTCATGCCAGGGCTCGCTGGGGGACCGGGAGGCCTGCAGAACGGATGCTCAATGCCAGCGACCGCCTCCCCCTTTGTGCTCCGACTCCGAGTTCCAGTGTGAATCAG GTTCCTGCACCAAGAAGAGACTTCAGTGCAACGGGGACTACGACTGCGAGGACGGCACGGACGAAGACTGCGACCCTCTTCGTCGACCCTGTGGATCGGTCGTCCTGGAGAACAACGAACAAGGCCGGACGGCAGGATACGG AATCAACATCTTGGGTGCAGATCCTCGAATCAACCCCTTCAACAACGATTTCTTCAACGGGAGGTGTACGCGAGTGAGGAACCCGTACACGTTGAAGCACGACCGGCTTCCCTGGAACGTGGCCGTGCTCAATTACGAG ACCAAAGTGGAGGAAACCGCCTCCAGAGAGATCTACGAAGACACGCACAGCCTCCTCAAAGAGTTGCTCACGGAGATGAGCGTGAAAGTCGACACCGGGCTTTCCTTCAAGTTCACCGCGAGCGAGCCGTCCATGGCCGAGTCGTCCGACGCTTCTTCGAAGATCAGTTTGGACTATCAATACGAGAAGAAAACCATGATTAAGGAGGTGTCGGAGTACTCCAATATcaag AACAAGAGCTTCATGCGGGTGAAGGGCACGGTGCAGCTGAGCACCTACAGGATGCGCTCTCTGGATCTCAAAATGGCCGACGAATTCCTGCAGCACGTCGCATCTCTGCCCCTGCAGTATGAGAAGGGGATCTACTTCGCCTTCCTGGAGAGCTACGGGACCCACTACACCAAAAACGGGAGGTCCGGCGGCGAGTACGAGCTGGTCTACATCCTCAACCAGGACACCATCAAGACCAGGA ATCTGACGGAGCGAATGGTTCAAGAATGCATGAAGATCGGCATCTCGTCAGACTTCGGGACCTCCGGCGCGGTCGAGGGCCGGGCCGGAACCGACGGATGCGACGCGGTGACCAACAAGAGAGAAG TCGGCGCCCACGGCAAAGCGACGGTGGACTTGGTGCTGACGTCCGTCAAGGGAGGAACTCTGGAGAGCGCCGCCGCCATGCGGGCCAAGCTGAATAAGGACGGAGCGATGGACCTCGCCACCTATCAGAACTGGGCCCGCACCGTTGCCGACGCCCCCGCGCTGCTCTACAGCGAG CCGGAGCCCATCTACATGCTGGTTCCGTTGGACATGCCGGACGCTAACTCCAGGATACTGAACCTGAAGCGGGCCACCGCCGACTACGTGGCGGAGTACAACGTGTGCAAGTGCAACCCGTGTCACAACGGAGGCACCCTGGCCCTGCTGGACGGGAAGTGCATGTGCCTGTGCCCCCACCTGTACGAAGGCCGGTCCTGCCAGAACCTCAAGAGCGACAAAGCTCAGAACCCGG GTACGAGACCGAGAGCTAATCATGAAGGGAActggtcctgctggtccagCTGGTCCGCCTGTAGAGGGGCGAAGCGGACCAGAACCCGGGGCTGTAACACAGTCGGGCTCGTGGGAGCCGTGTGCAGGGGAGACACCAGCAGTGAAGAGCACTGCTag